One Pseudochaenichthys georgianus chromosome 7, fPseGeo1.2, whole genome shotgun sequence DNA segment encodes these proteins:
- the LOC117449106 gene encoding uncharacterized protein isoform X2: protein MLLRILLTGGVRLVDGENKCSGRVEVLRHEQWGTVCDHGWDRREAHVVCLELGCGLAESALHEAHFGAGSGEIWLRHVQCSGHEASLTRCAVVLHSDAYCTHENDAGVICSGTLLMPTLTLLSPHTVFSPGEAVRFGCSVLLGHHLSDFHLYKHGVSTPLVTQRAEQGPTPVELTLTDIETFHQGSYSCRYRIKSGYPPQLLSSPPSNSINITVVELLTPQHWYNTSTEAPAGSVIKGHNFNITCSTPQQYPGGSFQLRLIRSNGTVRQTLPALSPSVTFTFPDAQSSNEGYYYCLYRVQMGGRTFISRESQPLPIAIRDPDPVLSPMVISWIVSSLTFVVTVVVIIIVAKVLCNKEKKPTELERETRTCVDNTYVALSINKL from the exons ATGCTCCTGCGTATCCTTTTAACAG GTGGGGTCAGACTAGTGGACGGGGAGAACAAGTGTTCTGGCAGAGTGGAGGTACTCCGCCATGAACAGTGGGGGACTGTTTGCGACCACGGATGGGACCGCCGAGAAGCTCATGTGGTGTGCCTGGAGCTTGGATGTGGCTTAGCTGAATCTGCCCTCCATGAAGCACATTTTGGTGCAGGCAGCGGAGAAATCTGGCTGCGGCATGTCCAATGCTCGGGACACGAGGCCAGTCTGACACGCTGTGCTGTGGTCCTCCACAGTGACGCATACTGCACCCATGAGAATGATGCAGGGGTAATATGCTCAG GTACGCTTCTAATGCCCACCCTCACCCTGCTGTCACCGCACACTGTGTTCTCTCCTGGCGAGGCTGTTCGCTTTGGCTGCAGTGTTCTGCTGGGTCACCACCTCAGTGACTTCCACCTGTACAAGCATGGAGTGTCCACACCGCTGGTCACTCAGAGGGCGGAGCAGGGCCCCACCCCGGTGGAGCTGACCCTGACCGACATAGAGACTTTCCACCAGGGCAGCTACAGTTGTCGGTACAGGATCAAGAGCGGCTACCCCCCTCAGCTGCTCAGCTCTCCACCCAGCAACTCCATCAACATCACTGTGG TGGAACTCCTAACTCCCCAACACTGGTACAACACGTCCACTGAGGCCCCTGCTGGTTCAGTCATTAAAGGCCACAACTTCAACATCACCTGCTCCACCCCCCAGCAGTACCCTGGAGGTTCCTTCCAGCTGCGTCTGATTCGCTCCAACGGCACCGTGCGCCAGACCCTCCCTGCCCTCAGCCCCTCCGTCACTTTCACCTTCCCTGACGCCCAGAGCTCCAACGAGGGCTACTACTACTGCCTGTATCGGGTCCAGATGGGTGGACGCACCTTCATCTCCCGAGAAAGCCAGCCCCTGCCTATAGCCATCAGAG ATCCAGACCCAGTCCTGAGTCCGATGGTGATCAGCTGGATTGTGTCCAGCCTGACTTTTGTGGTGACCGTCGTCGTTATAATCATTGTGGCCAAGGTGCTGTGCAACAAGGAGAAGAAGCCCACTGAACTGGAGCGAGAGACCAGAACCT GTGTGGACAACACCTATGTTGCCTTATCAATTAACAAGCTATGA
- the LOC117449106 gene encoding uncharacterized protein isoform X1 — protein sequence MLLRILLTGLLGVLWDGVTAFGGVRLVDGENKCSGRVEVLRHEQWGTVCDHGWDRREAHVVCLELGCGLAESALHEAHFGAGSGEIWLRHVQCSGHEASLTRCAVVLHSDAYCTHENDAGVICSGTLLMPTLTLLSPHTVFSPGEAVRFGCSVLLGHHLSDFHLYKHGVSTPLVTQRAEQGPTPVELTLTDIETFHQGSYSCRYRIKSGYPPQLLSSPPSNSINITVVELLTPQHWYNTSTEAPAGSVIKGHNFNITCSTPQQYPGGSFQLRLIRSNGTVRQTLPALSPSVTFTFPDAQSSNEGYYYCLYRVQMGGRTFISRESQPLPIAIRDPDPVLSPMVISWIVSSLTFVVTVVVIIIVAKVLCNKEKKPTELERETRTCVDNTYVALSINKL from the exons ATGCTCCTGCGTATCCTTTTAACAG GACTGTTAGGTGTTCTGTGGGATGGAGTTACTGCTTTTG GTGGGGTCAGACTAGTGGACGGGGAGAACAAGTGTTCTGGCAGAGTGGAGGTACTCCGCCATGAACAGTGGGGGACTGTTTGCGACCACGGATGGGACCGCCGAGAAGCTCATGTGGTGTGCCTGGAGCTTGGATGTGGCTTAGCTGAATCTGCCCTCCATGAAGCACATTTTGGTGCAGGCAGCGGAGAAATCTGGCTGCGGCATGTCCAATGCTCGGGACACGAGGCCAGTCTGACACGCTGTGCTGTGGTCCTCCACAGTGACGCATACTGCACCCATGAGAATGATGCAGGGGTAATATGCTCAG GTACGCTTCTAATGCCCACCCTCACCCTGCTGTCACCGCACACTGTGTTCTCTCCTGGCGAGGCTGTTCGCTTTGGCTGCAGTGTTCTGCTGGGTCACCACCTCAGTGACTTCCACCTGTACAAGCATGGAGTGTCCACACCGCTGGTCACTCAGAGGGCGGAGCAGGGCCCCACCCCGGTGGAGCTGACCCTGACCGACATAGAGACTTTCCACCAGGGCAGCTACAGTTGTCGGTACAGGATCAAGAGCGGCTACCCCCCTCAGCTGCTCAGCTCTCCACCCAGCAACTCCATCAACATCACTGTGG TGGAACTCCTAACTCCCCAACACTGGTACAACACGTCCACTGAGGCCCCTGCTGGTTCAGTCATTAAAGGCCACAACTTCAACATCACCTGCTCCACCCCCCAGCAGTACCCTGGAGGTTCCTTCCAGCTGCGTCTGATTCGCTCCAACGGCACCGTGCGCCAGACCCTCCCTGCCCTCAGCCCCTCCGTCACTTTCACCTTCCCTGACGCCCAGAGCTCCAACGAGGGCTACTACTACTGCCTGTATCGGGTCCAGATGGGTGGACGCACCTTCATCTCCCGAGAAAGCCAGCCCCTGCCTATAGCCATCAGAG ATCCAGACCCAGTCCTGAGTCCGATGGTGATCAGCTGGATTGTGTCCAGCCTGACTTTTGTGGTGACCGTCGTCGTTATAATCATTGTGGCCAAGGTGCTGTGCAACAAGGAGAAGAAGCCCACTGAACTGGAGCGAGAGACCAGAACCT GTGTGGACAACACCTATGTTGCCTTATCAATTAACAAGCTATGA
- the dnase1l1l gene encoding deoxyribonuclease I-like 1-like codes for MRTAVLLLVVGLCVLDATSSLKICAFNVQSFGESKANNRKVMGILLKILSRCDLCLIQEVRDSKGAAIKALVKDLNRYDKSNTYSYVESERLGRKSYKEQYVYLYRTNVLTVQEHYQYPKLEGDGTNETDVFSREPFIVRIHSPTTLVKDFVLIGQHTCPKNAMKEINELHTVFKGIYQKWKTENVMILGDLNAACSYVTIKGWKANRLRSDPKFHWLIGDDQDTTVREKTHCAYDRIIVHGREIIYGIVPGSAQPFNFKENFHLTEEEALEVSDHFPVEVDLKPNHRYLLRNEL; via the exons ATGAGGACTGCGGTTCTGCTGTTAGTCGTGGGGTTGTGTGTGCTGGACGCCACATCTTCCCTGAAAATCTGTGCGTTCAATGTTCAGAGCTTCGGTGAATCAAAGGCAAACAACAGGAAGGTTATGGGGATTCTACTAAAG ATTCTTTCTCGGTGCGACTTGTGTCTTATTCAGGAGGTCAGAGACTCCAAAGGAGCAGCAATAAAAGCTTTGGTTAAGGATCTTAACAG ATATGACAAATCTAACACATACTCCTATGTGGAAAGTGAAAGGCTGGGCAGGAAGAGCTACAAGGAGCAGTATGTTTACCTCTACAG GACCAATGTGCTGACGGTCCAAGAGCACTATCAGTATCCTAAACTAGAAGGAGACGGGACCAATGAAACAGATGTTTTCTCCAGAGAGCCTTTCATTGTTCGCATTCACTCCCCAACAACAT TGGTGAAGGATTTTGTCCTGATTGGTCAGCACACCTGTCCCAAAAATGCCATGAAGGAGATTAATGAACTGCACACTGTCTTCAAAGGGATTTACCAGAAGTGGAAGACTGAG AATGTGATGATCTTAGGGGACCTCAACGCTGCCTGCAGCTACGTCACCATCAAGGGCTGGAAGGCCAACCGCTTGAGGAGTGACCCCAAATTTCACTGGCTAATCGGAGATGACCAAGACACTACTGTCCGTGAGAAGACACACTGTGCCTACGACAG GATCATTGTCCATGGACGTGAGATTATTTACGGTATAGTGCCAGGCTCCGCTCAGCCGTTCAACTTTAAAGAGAATTTCCATCTCACAGAGGAGGAG GCTCTCGAAGTGAGCGATCACTTCCCTGTAGAAGTTGACCTGAAGCCCAACCACCGCTACCTCCTCCGCAACGAGCTGTAG
- the LOC139434187 gene encoding sodium/potassium/calcium exchanger 1-like translates to MEHSFAELLSDAFSETAVPSFSDGDLDFEKIHFEDKCEEDETDICAENVLAKEDKALQQEATATAVLSCMEIQDTRTEVVEKQYDDISDNEDFEGAGVRSSIKILEEDYTSSESEQEGSVSEQYEVAEAEDMGTGAQPESFFRSVSCSDEFCVGNKEDRVFAERQPLALEGAENPQVRKEEQGEGEGDEEVSYFERVPERSNEMMLRGDGIREEDEQEKEEDLCDSECEGMNIEQEENVQCFGQEFKNTCGDEAAKASLEFPEISVQNLKDLIAEVNGDENGEQMKEFSGEEHQDAGESFADYPSDFSSCEYVGDEGKMQESNTLACASDSETTEKQNTGLEKYVTDLISDVACMGKDEDTEEEGGRYQCSRDSEVYECRRLDEATGEKEVEDGGETGENDSYTSSDDYVQEKRSDEELFDITPLQEPESNNKLKDTRWGQCSVL, encoded by the exons ATGGAGCACAGTTTTGCTGAACTACTCAGTGATGCTTTTTCAG AAACAGCAGTCCCATCTTTCTCTGATGGAGATTTGGACTTTGAGAAGATACATTTTGAGGATAAATGTGAGGAAGACGAAACAGACATCTGTGCAGAAAACGTACTTGCAAAAGAAGACAAGGCTTTGCAACAGGAAGCAACTGCAACTGCAGTTTTGTCTTGCATGGAAATTCAAGATACACGCACAGAAGTTGTTGAAAAGCAGTATGATGATATAAGCGACAATGAGGATTTTGAAGGTGCAGGGGTAAGGAGCAGCATCAAAATACTCGAGGAAGATTATACAAGCTCAGAGTCCGAACAGGAAGGATCCGTATCTGAGCAATACGAAGTGGCTGAGGCAGAGGATATGGGAACAGGAGCACAACCAGAGTCTTTTTTTAGGTCAGTTAGCTGCAGCGATGAGTTTTGTGTCGGTAATAAAGAGGACAGGGTCTTTGCTGAGAGACAACCTCTGGCCCTGGAGGGTGCTGAAAACCCTCAAGTTAGAAAAGAGGAGCAAGGTGAGGGTGagggtgatgaggaggtgtcctATTTTGAGAGAGTCCCTGAACGTAGCAATGAGATGATGTTAAGAGGTGATGGGATAAGAGAGGAAGATGAGCaagaaaaggaagaggactTGTGTGACTCTGAGTGCGAGGGCATGAACATTGAACAAGAAGAAAACGTGCAGTGCTTTGGGCAGGAGTTTAAAAATACTTGCGGAGATGAAGCAGCAAAAGCCAGTTTGGAGTTTCCAGAAATATCGGTTCAAAATCTGAAGGATCTTATTGCTGAAGTTAATGGTGATGAAAACGGCGAGCAAATGAAGGAATTCTCAGGGGAGGAGCACCAAGACGCAGGTGAGAGCTTTGCAGATTATCCCTCAGACTTTTCTTCATGTGAATATGTAGGAGATGAAGGAAAAATGCAAGAGTCAAACACCTTGGCTTGTGCATCTGACAGCGAAACAACTGAAAAGCAAAACACCGGCCTGGAAAAATATGTGACAGATCTAATATCAGATGTAGCATGTATGGGAAAAGATGAGGACACTGAGGAGGAGGGAGGCAGGTATCAGTGCAGCAGAGATTCAGAGGTGTATGAGTGCAGGAGATTGGATGAAGCAACTGGAGAAAAAGAGGTTGAGGAtggaggtgagacaggtgagaatGATTCCTACACCTCCAGCGATGATTATGTCCAAGAAAAGAGGAGCGATGAGGAACTCTTTGACATTACGCCTCTACAAGAGCCTGAAAGCAACAACAAACTGAAGGACACAAGATGGGGACAGTGCAGCGTCTTATGA
- the LOC117449104 gene encoding uncharacterized protein: MSSLRSKTVKEISDLLDEYEIKHGPVVDSTRSLYERKLKEAMAKGKKAKPSPDQTYYREEEEVTYEYRTPDRGDGAGDSGSYRRPRPACSERELKHETSYSNYSKPKPEYGGKEFSDESHMYDLPPTSKSPYLKSTPGPPKEAPKAPPSSRLVPLWVQFVFFVAVAVFLYLVFSIMETNEPIKGIE, from the exons ATGTCTTCGCTAAGGAGTAAAACTGTGAAGGAGATCAGCGACCTGCTGGACGAGTACGAGATAAAGCACGGGCCTGTGGTCG ACTCCACCAGAAGTCTCTATGAAAGGAAACTGAAAGAAGCCATGGCCAAAGGAAAGAAAGCGAAACCATCACCTGACCAAACCTACTACAGAGAAGAGG AGGAAGTCACCTATGAATACAGAACTCCT GACAGGGGTGACGGTGCGGGAGACAG TGGGTCATACAGAAGGCCAAGACCAGCTTGCAGTGAAAGGGAACTTAAACACGA GACATCCTACTCAAACTATTCAAAACCAAAGCCTGAATACGGTGGAAAGGAATTTTCTGATGA GTCCCACATGTACGACCTGCCGCCCACTTCCAAAAGCCCCTATTTGAAATcgacccccggaccccctaaaGAAGCTCCGAAGGCCCCGCCGTCGTCCCGCCTCGTCCCGCTCTGGGTTCAGTTTGTGTTCTTCGTGGCTGTGGCAGTCTTCCTCTACTTAGTTTTTTCCATTATGGAGACAAATGAACCCATCAAAGGAATAGAATGA